The proteins below are encoded in one region of Danio rerio strain Tuebingen ecotype United States chromosome 12, GRCz12tu, whole genome shotgun sequence:
- the emc9 gene encoding ER membrane protein complex subunit 9 isoform X1, whose amino-acid sequence MGEVELSCLAYAKMYLHASQFPRCSVNGLLLSSSTAGGALCITDCVPLLHSHLSLAPITQLALTQVDVWCSQTQQKIVGYYQANACVSDSSPTPCALKIAEKIFEQCNNAVLLMIDGEKMFPGCRVPPIVMYERKDTRWALKDKHTIMLRQWEETCSIVNQLFSSGDQALLVDFDSHLDDITKDWTNQKLNAKIMELVSPANGNV is encoded by the exons aTGGGCGAGGTGGAGCTATCCTGTTTGGCTTATGCCAAGATGTATCTTCATGCCAGTCAGTTTCCACGCTGCAGTGTGAACGGCCTGCTGTTGTCGTCCAGTACAGCAGGGGGAGCCTTATGCATCACAGACTGTGTTCCGCTGCTCCACTCACACCTGTCTCTGGCTCCAATCACACAGCTAGCGCTTACACAG GTCGATGTTTGGTGTTCACAAACACAGCAGAAGATTGTGGGGTATTATCAAGCTAATGCTTGTGTGTCAGACAGCAG CCCTACACCATGTGCTTTGAAAATTGCAGAGAAGATCTTCGAGCAGTGCAACAATGCTGTATTACTCATG ATTGATGGAGAAAAGATGTTTCCAGGCTGCCGCGTTCCTCCAATCGTCATGTATGAACGCAAAGACACCCGCTGGGCTCTCAAAGACAAACACAC AATAATGCTtcgacagtgggaggaaacctgcTCTATAGTTAATCAGTTGTTCAGCTCTGGCGATCAGGCATTATTGGTGGATTTCGACAGCCATTTGGATGACATCACAAAAGATTGGACCAATCAGAAACTCAATGCCAAGATCATGGAGCTGGTCTCCCCAGCTAATGGAAATGTTTAA
- the irf9 gene encoding interferon regulatory factor 9 isoform X1 — translation MASGRIRSTRRLRSWIVEQVNSGKYLGLVWDNPEKTMFRIPWKHAGKQDFRSEEDAAIFKAWAAFKGKLMENGNSDPASWKTRLRCALNKSPEFSEVTERSQLDISEPYKVYRLVPPEEQGVVKVKKENGQKSVRNSKRKHSESENEQETEGKKIKEEIVAPQAINMSAQEIFINTGSAITIETGMEKSDNNTEDIQLNFTIEAVPLVEKRALHTFHITVHYIGQEVLRQEVMRNDVRISYLPRSPVPPSLPSLSGSNFHRIFLPEPPSDISTDSSLAPRLNALKSLLPFMEWGVALTSLSGGIYAKRFCQGRVFWRGPHSSTTGPCKMERSGTPTQLFNREIFQQELECFRNGGKQPQSEIILCFGEELLEGDNISDKHIIIKISLPWAEAQIEEVKAFRESIAILKSLASQSPTGEVTLNFVEVSE, via the exons ATGGCATCTGGAAGGATACGCTCCACACGCCGTCTGCGTTCATGGATAGTAGAACAG GTGAATAGTGGGAAGTATCTCGGCCTGGTTTGGGACAACCCAGAGAAAACCATGTTTCGCATCCCATGGAAACATGCAGGAAAACAAGACTTTCGCAGTGAGGAAGATGCAGCTATTTTCAAG GCTTGGGCGGCGTTTAAAGGGAAGCTCATGGAAAATGGAAATTCGGACCCTGCGTCCTGGAAAACACGCCTTCGATGTGCCCTCAACAAAAGTCCAGAATTTAGTGAGGTCACAGAAAGGTCACAGCTGGATATTTCAGAACCCTACAAGGTGTATCGCCTTGTACCACCAGAAGAACAAG GAGTGGTTAAAGTTAAaaaagagaatggtcagaaatcAGTGAGAAACAGCAAGAGGAAACACAGCGAATCTGAGAATGAACAGGAGACTGAAGGCAAGAAGATCAAAGAGGAGATTGTTGCACCACAGGCCATCAACATG AGTGCACAGGAAATCTTCATAAATACAGGAAGTGCAATAACAATTGAAACAGGGATGGAGAAGAGTGACAACA ACACAGAAGATATCCAGTTAAACTTCACCATTGAAGCTGTACCTCTGGTCGAAAAGAGAG CACTGCACACTTTTCACATAACCGTGCACTACATTGGTCAGGAGGTTTTGCGGCAAGAAGTAATGAGAAACGATGTCCGGATCTCTTACCTACCTCGCTCACCTGTTCCTCCATCTCTACCATCTCTCAGTGGCTCCAACTTCCATCGAATCTTTCTCCCGGAACCTCCATCAGATATAAGCACAGACTCTAGTCTCGCCCCACGCTTGAATGCTCTTAAATCCCTGCTACCCTTCATGGAATGGGGAGTAGCGCTGACCTCCTTATCAGGAGGCATCTATGCCAAGCGCTTCTGCCAGGGACGGGTCTTCTGGAGAGGACCACATAGTTCCACCACAGGACCTTGTAAAATGGAAAGATCAGGCACGCCAACCCAGCTGTTTAACCGGGAGATATTTCAACAAG AGTTGGAATGTTTCCGCAATGGAGGAAAACAACCTCAAAGTGAGATCATTCTTTGTTTTGGAGAGGAGCTCTTGGAGGGAGATAACATCTCTGATAAACACATCATCATTAAG ATATCTCTCCCTTGGGCTGAGGCGCAGATAGAAGAGGTCAAGGCCTTCAGAGAGTCCATTGCAATTCTCAAAAGTCTGGCCAGCCAGTCTCCTACAGGGGAAGTGACACTGAATTTTGTTGAAGTATCGGAATAA